Proteins found in one Planctomycetota bacterium genomic segment:
- a CDS encoding sugar phosphate nucleotidyltransferase, producing the protein MKGVILAGGLGTRLQPLTKITNKHLLPVYSKPMIYYPIECLVRAGITDIMIVTGGNSAGEFIRLLENGEEFGLGRLHYAYQKGEGGIAEALGLAREFVEHEKVCVVLGDNILERSIRRAAQSFEAQPAGAKVFLKEVPNPQAYGIAEIEGKRIVRIVEKPKQPKSNLAVIGVYMYPPDVFDVIPTLEPSARGELEITDVNNHYVEAGTMTYETIEGWWADAGESIDSWLEACQLVAQSGANHTD; encoded by the coding sequence ATGAAAGGCGTCATTCTGGCGGGCGGGTTGGGGACGCGGCTCCAGCCCCTGACGAAGATCACCAACAAGCACCTCCTCCCCGTCTATTCCAAGCCGATGATCTATTACCCCATCGAGTGCCTCGTCCGCGCCGGCATCACCGACATCATGATCGTCACGGGGGGCAATAGCGCGGGCGAGTTCATACGGCTCCTGGAGAACGGCGAAGAGTTCGGCCTGGGGCGCCTCCACTACGCCTATCAGAAGGGCGAGGGCGGCATCGCCGAGGCCCTCGGCCTCGCGCGCGAGTTCGTCGAGCACGAAAAGGTGTGCGTCGTCCTCGGCGACAACATCCTCGAGCGCTCCATTCGCCGGGCCGCCCAGTCCTTCGAGGCCCAGCCCGCCGGCGCCAAGGTCTTTCTGAAGGAAGTGCCGAACCCCCAGGCCTACGGCATCGCGGAAATCGAGGGGAAGCGCATCGTGCGCATCGTCGAAAAACCGAAGCAGCCCAAGTCGAACCTGGCCGTCATCGGCGTGTACATGTACCCGCCGGACGTCTTCGACGTCATCCCGACGCTCGAACCTTCGGCCCGGGGCGAGTTGGAAATCACCGACGTCAACAACCACTACGTCGAGGCCGGCACGATGACCTACGAGACGATCGAAGGCTGGTGGGCCGACGCCGGCGAATCCATCGATTCCT